Sequence from the Ziziphus jujuba cultivar Dongzao chromosome 9, ASM3175591v1 genome:
TACATAATGtcttgttatattatatatatgtgtaaaaaTATGTTTACCTTACCTGATCTTCCTTGGTAATAAGAGCAGCCTCATGAACAAACATAGTAGTCCTTTCCTCTTCAACTACTCTTTCCAAAATCCCATCATTCTTATTCGCTTTTTTAGATAAAATGTGTGCCTTCTTGAGTCCCAAACGTTCCTTCCACCGTCCTAAACTCTTCGATGGCCTCAAAAACATTTGCTCATAattatcttcatcatcatcatcaagaagCAATTCATCTTTTAAAGTTGTTTTCCTAGGCTGGTTGGTAGAATTATCCTTCAAAGGCAACAACATGCCCTCGAAGATAGCCTCGTCCGCTGATATCATCTTGTAGTTATTCACAGAGAATTCGAAATCCGAAGAAACAGGTGCTTCTCTGTAGATGTTATCATGCTTGATGGATAGTTGAGTAGTGTCAGCAAAATCATTGGAGAAGGAGATTCTTGGATCCATGGAGAGGAAAAATATTATGCCTGAAGAACCTTTCTTGCTGCTGATTGTTTGAATATAACATGTTAAAGCATGTTGTGGACATATGCAATATTAATGGCCACTAAAGAAacctttttaatattagttatttttttttccttttacttttgGAC
This genomic interval carries:
- the LOC107427073 gene encoding uncharacterized protein LOC107427073 isoform X1; the encoded protein is MDPRISFSNDFADTTQLSIKHDNIYREAPVSSDFEFSVNNYKMISADEAIFEGMLLPLKDNSTNQPRKTTLKDELLLDDDDEDNYEQMFLRPSKSLGRWKERLGLKKAHILSKKANKNDGILERVVEEERTTMFVHEAALITKEDQELLFDGGLRCRESAI
- the LOC107427073 gene encoding uncharacterized protein LOC107427073 isoform X2, which encodes MDPRISFSNDFADTTQLSIKHDNIYREAPVSSDFEFSVNNYKMISADEAIFEGMLLPLKDNSTNQPRKTTLKDELLLDDDDEDNYEQMFLRPSKSLGRWKERLGLKKAHILSKKANKNDGILERVVEEERTTMFVHEAALITKEDQVRNYFLMEG